One part of the Salvelinus sp. IW2-2015 linkage group LG28, ASM291031v2, whole genome shotgun sequence genome encodes these proteins:
- the LOC111954374 gene encoding proline-rich nuclear receptor coactivator 2, translating into MLGESLINIEPNLDNVENNKPSILTSYHVGASLGKTRQALLKKGGRKLRSTTSGLQRTHQQPRQKTLRNNPTRLADINNNVAACKAPSAELATHRIQATVLTCHHLKQGTKKELLKSKNGRVERATTPGDQSVHNLDRLDQAAQNLNTRSQRSRHVNAPCNAPSVQKYDNSCHTKPNSAPFQLLRREEKNPFNSVDNVKIVTVSPAELVPEDELKDGEKIYAGAKFSEPPSPSVLPKPPSHWVGETAPQHSDHSREQITFHLKSLLKVQDKP; encoded by the exons ATGTTGGGCGAATCACTAATAAATATTGAACCAAATCTGGACAACGTTGAAAACAATAAGCCATCCATTTTGACTTCCTATCACGTCGGGGCAAGCCTAGGCAAAACAAGGCAAGCACTGTTGAAGAAAGGTGGGAGAAAATTGCGTTCAACAACGTCAGGGTTGCAGCGGACACACCAACAACCGCGCCAAAAAACGCTGAGAAACAACCCCACGCGCCTAGCAGACATCAACAACAATGTCGCAGCTTGTAAAGCCCCAAGTGCCGAACTCGCAACCCACCGGATCCAGGCGACTGTGCTGACCTGTCACCATCTAAAGCAGGGGACAAAGAAAGAG CTGCTGAAGTCAAAAAATGGGAGAGTGGAGAGGGCCACAACACCAGGTGACCAGTCTGTCCACAACCTCGATAGACTCGATCAAGCTGCCCAAAATCTCAACACCCGGAGCCAAAGGAGCAGGCACGTTAATGCACCTTGCAATGCTCCCTCAGTACAGAAATATGACAACAGCTGCCACACGAAGCCCAATTCTGCTCCCTTCCAGCTCCTCCGTAGAGAGGAGAAGAATCCCTTCAACTCAGTTGACAATGTCAAGATTGTGACTGTATCCCCAGCTGAGCTTGTGCCTGAGGATGAGCTGAAAGACGGAGAGAAGATCTATGCTGGAGCTAAATTCAGCGAGCCCCCGTCTCCAAGTGTCCTGCCCAAACCACCGAGTCATTGGGTCGGCGAGACTGCCCCCCAACATTCCGACCACAGCCGAGAGCAAATTACGTTTCATTTGAAGTCTCTGCTGAAGGTTCAAGATAAACCATGA